TGGCCGTCTCGAAGGTGCGGATCCCGCGCTCGCAGAGGATCACGTCGTGGTTCCCCTGCGACATCACGTACTCCGCCGCCATGAGCAGCTCCGTGACGGTGGCGGAGAGCCCCCGCTTCAGCAGGATGGGACGCTGCACCCGGCCCAGCTCCGAGAGCAGGGCGAAGTTCTGCATGTTTCGCGCGCCCACCTGCAGAACGTCGGCGTGCTCCGCCACCAGCTCCACCTGCCGGGTGTCCATCACCTCGGTGACGGTCGGGAGGCCGGTGCGCGCGCGCACCTCGGCCAGGAGGCGGAGCGCGGCCTCCCCCAGCCCCTGGAAGGCGTAGGGCGAGGTGCGCGGCTTGAAGGCGCCTCCCCGCAGCATCCCCGCCCCGGCGGCGAGGACCGCGTCCGCGGTCTCGTCCAGCATCTCGCGCCCCTCTACCGAGCAGGGGCCGGCGATCACCGCCAGCTCCCGGCCGCCGACGGAGGCACCGGGACGGTCCCCGACGCGGATGACGCTGGAGGCGGCCGCGAACTCGCGCGCGGCGAGCTTG
The genomic region above belongs to Longimicrobiaceae bacterium and contains:
- the aroF gene encoding 3-deoxy-7-phosphoheptulonate synthase, giving the protein MIIVTRPDITNAELDGIRERVEAYGLRTHISRGELRVVVGCIGDETALSQAALRVLPGVESVTPVQKPYKLAAREFAAASSVIRVGDRPGASVGGRELAVIAGPCSVEGREMLDETADAVLAAGAGMLRGGAFKPRTSPYAFQGLGEAALRLLAEVRARTGLPTVTEVMDTRQVELVAEHADVLQVGARNMQNFALLSELGRVQRPILLKRGLSATVTELLMAAEYVMSQGNHDVILCERGIRTFETATRNTLDVAAIPVLKAETHLPVLVDPSHAAGRADMVAPLAFAAVAAGADGLIVEVHPCPEKALSDGDQSLGPRAFAELMRALRPFAAAAGRTLPETGHDTAREAA